From Gottschalkiaceae bacterium SANA:
AAAAACTGCCTGGCTTGCTTTTTTGTAATCATTTTTTGTCCTCTTTATAGGCCACACCATCCATCATACACAAACATCTCTCATCAAAGAAATCTGTTGTGAGTGTCATTCTCGCTGGCGGATGCTCCCCAAAAACCTCTGTAAACACATCGCATGCCTCTCGCAAATCTTTGATATTCCTTAAATAAAGGTTGATTTGAATGATTTCCTGCAAGGACGCTCCAGCTTGTTCAAGGGTTTCTTGCATGGATTCGAAGGTCTTTCGCATTTGATAGGCAACATTTTGTTCTGCATATCCCCCTGCATGATGAGCCAGATAAATAAATCCGCCTGCCTCCACACAGGAAGCGCATGTGTCATCCCCGCAATGAGTCGGGTATCGATTAATCATGTCTTTTTTCCCCCTTAATCTCATTCTTCCTTTTCTTTATTCTACCATGTGTCGGTTTGTTTCATTTGGAAATTTTCCATTCTTTGTATATAACAAGCCATTCGATTGCTCGAATGGCTTGTCAATTACTCGTGGCGTATTAAAAAAGTTTTCATCAGCTGAAAGGCAAAATTACTTTCTTCAAATGGCATGATTGCCCAAACATGCGGCATAAATGCGTAGCGAAATCCTTCGATGGGCAAATCCTGTTCTTCCGCAATTTGCAAAAGTTCCGCGCATTCTGGTTCTAGAATTTCGTGTGTACCAAAATAGACTTGAATCTCTCCTAAATCATGCAAATCACCAAAGATCGGAGAAATCAAGGGATTGGTTCGATCGTCTCCTTTGGAATAGGCCTTGGCCACATCCTCCAAGATCTTTTTAGAAAGCAAGTCGTCTTTCGCTTCCGCTTCTTCCAATTTGGGATGGGTCATGGTCAGATCGACCCATGGCGAATAAAGCACCACTTTTCTTGGCCGTCTTTCAACCCCTTTGTCTCTTAACACTTGTGCAAATGACAAGGCCAAACCACCCCCTGCTGAATCACCCATCAAAACAAAGTCATCTTCCGGATAATTACTCATCAAAAGTTGAAATCCTTCAGAGACTACATGATGGGTGTCACGATAACAAAAATCAGGTGCTGTCGGGTAGTCGATAAAGGTAACACGTCCACCCAAATCGCGTAATAATTTGTCGATAAAATACCAATGCAAGGTAGAACCTTGGGATACATAACCGCCGCCATGCAAGTATAAGATATGTCGATTTGATTGATTGTCTTCCTTCCACATGGTGATCATTTGATGCTGCTGAATCCACTCTCGATCAAATTGATAGGCACGGCGAAATAAATACGGAGGCAAATTTTCGATTTCTGATTCCTCCAAGGGAAAATGATCATCAAACAGTTTTCTGTTTTGCAT
This genomic window contains:
- a CDS encoding alpha/beta hydrolase: MKLTDFTEISGSTRFMLNAMNALSRMQNRKLFDDHFPLEESEIENLPPYLFRRAYQFDREWIQQHQMITMWKEDNQSNRHILYLHGGGYVSQGSTLHWYFIDKLLRDLGGRVTFIDYPTAPDFCYRDTHHVVSEGFQLLMSNYPEDDFVLMGDSAGGGLALSFAQVLRDKGVERRPRKVVLYSPWVDLTMTHPKLEEAEAKDDLLSKKILEDVAKAYSKGDDRTNPLISPIFGDLHDLGEIQVYFGTHEILEPECAELLQIAEEQDLPIEGFRYAFMPHVWAIMPFEESNFAFQLMKTFLIRHE
- a CDS encoding RidA family protein: MINRYPTHCGDDTCASCVEAGGFIYLAHHAGGYAEQNVAYQMRKTFESMQETLEQAGASLQEIIQINLYLRNIKDLREACDVFTEVFGEHPPARMTLTTDFFDERCLCMMDGVAYKEDKK